The window AGACTCTATCGCAAATGCATCCTGTGCTTCGCGCGTAAATCCGTACTTCTCTGCGGTAGCTTCCGCGAACACGCCCATTAATTCGCCGCTGTAGGCGTCTTGCAGTCCGTCGAGAAACATATGGTCGTAGATTTGACTGTGTCCAAGGCGATAGCCGCCCCTGGCTTTGTCGAGCATATAGGGCGCGCGACTCATATTCTCCATACCGCCCGCCACCACAATTCCTGCATCGCCCGCCATCAGCTCGCTGCACGCGAACATCACCGATTTCATCCCCGAACCGCACACTTTGTTAACCGTACTTGTGGGGGTAGATTGAGGTACACCGGCCGCGAGTGCAGCCTGCCGCGCTGGTGCCTGGCCTAGTCCCGCCGGTAGCACGCAGCCCATAATCACTTCTTTCACGTCGTCTGGGGAAACTTTAGCATCAGCCAAAGCTCCTGCGATGGCGTAACCGCCTAATGCGTGAGCAGGAACATCATTAAACACACCCTGCATTCCCCCCATTGCTGTTCTGGCCATACCTACCACAACTATCGGATCACTCATTGCAGTTCCTCCGCAATTAAACAGATGGTTTTACTCCTAAATTGTCTGCAGAACCACAGCGCCTCAGGTTGCAAGCGCGTATGTTGGCTGCAAACAAATGGTTACGAAAATTCCTCTCGAGCGAGAGGTCGTTTTCACTGTAGTTTTAACTGACGTTTTAACTGTCGTTTTCACATAAGTGAAGCTGTACACGCATAAGAGCGAGTCGAGAGGCTCAATATGGCTTGCATGGCGCGTTTGATTTAGGCCGCGGGGTATTGGAAACACTGCGCGACGCTAATAATCTTCGGCAGGTAGTTCGCGTGTATTGGAACAGTGTAGTCAGGCAGTATTCCTGCGGCAATAATTTGGCGTTAGAGTAAACTACAATCTCTAAATAACAGGTTTGTATCGGACACACGTACCGATCAATACCCTGCTATTTTTGAAGCAACGATTGTGCGAACGTCAGGCCCGCGGCCACTGTCATCGCACTCACTGCCATAAAGTTGCGTTGCCGGTTAGAAATAAAAAATTTAACGCCGCTAAAGAAAGTAGTACAGCACTACTGGCACGTGCCACATCCATTGGCAGCTTTTACATTTGGGGAGAGATTATGTCCAATTCCGGCCTTGTTATACTGGTTCTCGCGGTTGTGCTCGGTTTTTATCTAGCCGCTATTTACAACCGCCTGGTGACGCTCAAAAACCGTTACCAAAACGCATTTGCACAAATAGAAAATCAGCTCAAACGCCGCTACGACCTTATCCCCAACCTGGTTGAAACCGCAAAAGCCTATTTAAACCACGAACGCGAGACTCTGGAATCGGTAGTGAGTGCCAGAAATTCAGCCGCGCAAGCATTAACAAACGCGCAACAGAACCCCGGCGCTTCGGGGCAGATGTCGAGCCTAAGCGGAGCCGAAAACAACCTCGCCGAAGCCCTCGGCCGGTTTAACCTGGTGGTTGAGGCCTATCCTGAACTGAAAGCAAACGACACCATGGCGCAATTGAGCGAGGAGCTGTCGTCTACAGAAAACAAAGTTGCATTCGCGCGCCAGGCATTTAATGACGCAGTAACTGAATATAACGCTTACCGCGAGCGTTTCCCGCAAATACTCGTTGCGGCGAGTCTGGGCCACAGCGCATCCGCAGAGCTGCTTGAATTCGCAGATAGCGCGGCCATTCAACAACCCCCAAAAGTGTCGTTTTAAATAAGCTAAACACATGGCGATGAATTTTTTCCAACACCAGGAGAATGCGCGTAAACGCACAGCCCTACTCGTTTTGCTGCTCGTCATCGCAACCGCCAGCCTTATTTTTATAACGCTCATGGTCGTGGCTGGATTTGTCTATCTACTACAGAATTACAGTACCAGCATCAGCGCATATAACGCCTATCAAACAACGTTTACGGCACACCTCCACGCAATGCTTTTGAGCCGGTTAAGCCTGTGGATCGCAGTTGCGATAATCGCTTTGGTGGTCATTGCTGCGCTCTATAAATACCTCCAGCTCCGCGCAGGCGGCGATGTGATCGCAGAAAAATTGGGTGGTAAACCACTGCTGCCGGATAGTGCAATTTCCAGCGAGCGCAGGTTGCTCAACGTGGTAGAGGAAATGGCGATTGCGTCCGGTTGCGTTGTACCTAGTGTCTATCTGCTGCCCGATACCAGTATCAACGCATTTGCAGCCGGAAGTCATCGTCAAAATGCTGTGCTCGGTATTACCCGGGGTTGTATGGAAAAACTGTCACGCGATCAATTGCAAGGCGTTATCGCGCATGAATTCAGCCATATATTAAACGGCGACATGAGATTGAATTCACGCCTGGTGGCGCTGTTGCACGGCATATTAATAATCGGGCTTACCGGCGAATTGCTGGTGCGCAGCTCCACCACGCGGCAACACACAACCGCAGCGCGCAATAACACCAGTACACGCTGGGGGGCAGGCCTTTTGCTGGTTGGCATTGGCTATACCGGTGTACTGTGCGGAAAAATTATTCGCGCCGCAGTGTGCCGCCAGCGGGAATTTCTCGCTGACGCCTCCGCTGTTCAGTTCACCCGAAATCCCCAGGGCATCGCCGATGCCCTACGTAAGATTGGTGGCGACTTACATACCAGCCTGCTCCAGAGTAAGCATGCCGCCACCTACAGCCATTTTTATTTTGCATCTGGCGTGGGCCCGACACTCAGCAAATTATTTGCAACCCACCCACCACTTGCGGATAGAATCCAGCGGATCACGCCGGAATGGCGCGGAGATTTTTTAACCTCAGACGCCACCGATGTAGAATGCGAGCAAACTCCACCCAGCGAGCCATTGCAACGGATACAACCCGCGCAATTTGCAGCGAGTGCGCTCGCGGCCATGGGTGCGCCCACCGACGCCCATGTGTCGCTCGCGAAAAAACGTTTAGCGAAAATTACCGATAAGTTACGTAATGCTGCACGTGAACCTTTCACTGCTCGTGCCTTAATTTACGCCCTGTTGCTGGATAAAAGCACCGCCGTGCGCAAACAACAAATAAGCCTGCTCACGGATTCAGCGCACCCGGCAACCGTAAAAGCGCTGCGCCGGTTATACCCGGAGGTTTGCCAATTGGCTCGCAGCCAACAATTACCACTGGTTGAACTCTGCATGCCTGCCTTGCGGCAGCTATCCGCACCGCAGTACATGGTATTCAAAAATAACGTAGAAATGCTCATCGCAAGCGATGGTAAAACCAGTCTGTTTGAATGGTGCTTGAGTCGAATTTTGTTTGCGAACCTGGAGTCAATCACGCGAGCGAAACAACAGTTTAATGTTAAAGATGTTGTCGACGAAATCAGCCTGTTATTCAGCCTGGTCGTCGCAGCCGGCAAGAGCCCATCACCGGGTGGCGCGTTTCAAAAAGGCGTTGAAGAGTTAAATCTGCGAGGTGCCAAGTTCAAACTTAGCGACAATTTCCAGCTTAACGAAATTGATTCAGCTTTTAACCGGCTTGCACAGCTCAAATTACTGCAAAAACCCCGTCTATTGAAATCTGTCGCAAAAATCGTAAGCGCGGATGGGGAAATCACACCGTCGGAAGCAGAGTTATTTAGAGCAATCGCCGACAGCCTCGACTGCCCGGTACCGCCATTGAGTGTGTAGCAAGGCTACAGGTGTGGGGTTGCGACAATTAACTGATCGCGCGGGAAACACCACCCGGAGGCTTTCGTCCCGCCAGTCTGCGCGACTCGACAAACGTCTGCTGAATAATTAACGCATCTGAGCTCGCCCGGTGACGCAAGACCCCCAAATTGCGCTGTACCTGCAATTTGGTCTCGTCCCACAGCGCCAACTGGGTTTCGGTAGCGATAGCTTCGATTGGACTCAGCTTGAACGTCGGCGCCATTGTTGCGGCGTGGTACAACCGAATCAACCACCCGTTATCGTGCGTCCACGCGTCACTGTAGACAGTACTGTCTTTCAGGAGCATGTTCATTTCGACACAGACTTCGCGCACATCCTTGCCGAATTGGATGAGACTGTTGCGACTGATCTGGTGGATACGCGCGGCTTCGTTGCTCCAGTGAATCCAGTCCCGCTGGGGCCTGATCAAGGTGCAATAACGCTGCCCGGAGGCGGCGACTATGCCAACTTCGATGGGATAACTCTCGCTGCCAAAGCCAGAAGCTTCAAAGTCGAGAATACTTGGAAATGCGGACTGCTGCTTGTTCGTTATCATTTTTATTAAGCCCGTTTACAACGCTAGAGGAGATGAAAAACGGCGCATCAGTGCGCCGTTTTCAGTATAGAACACATCCGGAGGCCATTGCGTTAATCGACGTAGATCGGTCCGACACCGACGCCCCAGACCAACACCGTGCCAATCATAGCGGTCACCATTAACACAAGCCCAACCGTTATCACCGAGCAGGCGTACATAAATGCCCGCTCTTTTTCGATGTTCATCACAATCGGTAGCCCTTCGAAAATAAGGAACACCGCATAGGTGCCAGCAATGCCCATCGCGATAACGTTCAACCAGATCGACGGCACCACCAGAAATATCCCCGACAGGAACAGCGGAGTCGTAATACACACAGCTAACGCGGTACCGCCGTGATGGCGCTGCTCTTCCGAATCGCGCACACCATAGGTACGGGACATCCAATTCACAAACTCGCCAAGGACAAAAACGCCTGCAATGAGCGCAAAATAAGATATGGCGCAGAGGGTAAGCGCGGAATTAACCGTAAGGTGCACGGGGTCGCCGTCGCCCACAGTCCAGCCTACCTGTGTCACCCCGTAAAAGGCCGCGATCGAAGGTATCAGCGCAAGAAATGGCACATGGCCAAGAAATACCTGCTTGAACGAAGTTTTGTCGTCGCGAACTGACGCCCATTCGCTCGCAGGGTGGGTCATAATACCAACAGTGTGCTTTAGTAAAGCCATTGAATGCCTCCTAAGGGTGATCGGTGAACCGCTACTGGGGACTTCAAGCGAACAATTTCGCTGGGTGACTTTAATTGTATGGGATAGTGGCGCGGAGGGAAGATCGCAATTACGGCGGGTTCAGAATTTATTGCTATAAAAATAAAGGCGGTTTATTGGCCGCCTCTCTAAAAACTTTGCAGTGAGTAAGGGGTGTAACCTTACTTCACAACTCGCAGACTGGGGCGTTTCTGATCGCTACCGCCACCGTCAGGCGCAGTAGGCTCTGGCTCTGGCGGCGCTTCCGCATCAAACATCATTCCCTGTCCGTTTTCGCGGGCATATATGCCCAAAACGGCATAGCACGGAACATAGATATCCGTGGGAATACCACCAAACCGTGCATTAAAGGAGATGGCTTTATTGCCCAGCTCCAGACTGGCGACTGCGCGCGGAGCAATATTCAGCACTATCTGACCTTCTTTGTTGACGTACTTTTGCGGCACTTCAACACCTCCCGCCAGAGCATTGACAACAATATGGGGCGTGAAATCGTTATCTACGATCCACTCATACAATGCGCGTATTAAATAGGGACGGCTGGAAGTCATCGCCATTAGCGTATTTCTCTTGTTAGACCAGTTGGTTGAATGACAGACAGGCTGCTTAACCGAGCTCCGGGCGCATTTCACGCTCGACGTCGGTGAGGCTTTGTAGAAAAGCCTCGCGCGCAAACATGCGTTCCATATACTCGAGAAGTGGTGTCACTTGCCGGGTGCGGGGCAACTGGACACCATACCGCTCTAAGCGCCAAAGGATGGGCGCGAGACAACAGTCTACCAGAGTAAACTCTTCGCTCATAAAAAATGGCATTTCACCAAATATGGGCGCGATAGCCGTGAGGCTGTCTTTTAAGCCTTTGGCGGCTTTGTCGACAGATTCTTTGCTCGCTGCTTTTTTCAGAGTGTCGACCAGCGGACACCAGTCATTCTCTATACGATAAATAAACTGGCGGCTCTCCGCCCGCGCCACCGGATAAACCGGCAGTAACGGCGGGTGCGGGAAGCGTTCGTCGAGATACTCCATCATGACTCGAGTCTCATAGAGGGTCAGTTCTCTATCAACGAGGGTCGGCAACGAATTGTAAGGGTTGATCTCGCTCAGCTCAGCGGGCACGTCCAAGGGGTCGACATCCACTACATCCACCGTGACGCCTTTCTCAGCAAGCACAATACGTACCCTATGGCTGTAATGGTCTTCGCTGCTTGAAAAGTAGGTCATCGATGAACGCTTGGTGACGACTCCCATGTTAATTCCCCGAACTAATTGTAATTGTTGTTTTACTACTCGACGCCTCTACTCAGTGAATATCCTTCCAGTATTCACGGTTGAGCAACCAGGTAAAGATGAGCAATACAAAAAGGAACATAAACACATAAATGCCGATCTGTACGCGGCTTTCCGCAACAGGCTCAGACATATAGGTCATAAAATTCACTAAGTCATGTATAGCTTCGTCGAATTCCTCTTTATCCATTGAACCCTTTACGTCGCCAACTTTCAAGCTACCACAAGCCACAAGCTCCGGATCACCCAGCGCATTGCGCACGGTGTGACCATGGGCGTCGCGGTGTTCGCCGGGCGCGCATTCCTGCAAGCCTTGCAGTTCCAGCAACACATGGGGCATACCCACGTTAGCGAACACTTTGTTGTTCACGCCCGTTGGACGGGAATCATCTTTGTAGAAGTTGCGCAGGAAGGTGTACACCCACTCTGGAGAGCGTGCGCGGGCTACCAAAGTCAGGTCTGGAGGCGTTGCTCCAAGCCATTTTTTAGACTTGTCGGGAGCCATGGCGATTGTCATCAGCTCACCAATTTTCTGGTCGCCGAAAATCATGTTGTTTAGCATGGCGTCTTTCGGAATATCCAAATCTTCGGCTACACGCTCGTAACGTGAGTAGTTAGCTGAGTGACAGCCCATGCAATAGTTAACGAAGTATTTCGCACCGCGCTGCAGAGACTCTTTGTCGTTAAGGTCTGCGTGGAAATGATCGCATGGTACCTCACCACAAGCGCCGCCGGTAGAACCGACGGCTTTGAGAGGCACGAATACCAATACCAGGAAGAACACCAGGCCAGCTAAAACCAGGGGCAGCGGCAGGCCTTTGGCTTGCAGACGCTCGGGTTCGGGCAGCGTTTTCTCCATTTTGCTCCAGAAGGGCAGACCAATGAAGTAAGCGAAGTAAATCACGGTACAAATCTGCGACAAGGCGGTACGCGCAGGTGTTGGTGCCTGCAGGCCCAAGTAACCCAAAATGACAAATGCAGCGGCAAAGATAATCAGGGTTACGCGACTGATAGTGCCTTTGTAGCGGATAGACTTAACCGGGCTGCGATCCAGCCAGGGCAAGAAAAACAGCACTACAATAGCGAGTGCCATTGCCACGAAACCCAGGAATTTGGACGTAAATACACCACCCAAATCAAAAGTCACTGCACGAAGAATTGCGTAGAACGGCGTGAAATACCATACCGGGGCAATATGCTCGGGGGTTTTCAACGAGTTCGCCTGCTCGAAGTTGGCGTGCTCCAGGAAGAAACCATTCATTTCTGGTGCGAAGAACAACACCCCACAGAATACAAACAGGAATACCGTAATACCAACCAGGTCGTGTACAGAGTAGTAAGGATGGAAAGGCACGCCGTCCAGAGGGATGCCGTTTTCATCTTTATTTTTCTTGATCTCGACGCCGTCCGGGTTATTGGAGCCAACTTCGTGCAGCGCAAGAATATGCAGAACGACCAAAGCCAAAAGCACGATAGGAACAGCAACCACATGCAACGCGAAGAATCGGTTCAGGGTTGCGCCAGAAATAAGGTAATCGCCACGAATCCACTGCACCAGATCTTCACCAACATAGGGAATCGCACCGAACAGGTTCACAATCACCTGCGCACCCCAATAGGACATCTGTCCCCAGGGCAATACGTAGCCCAGGAAGGCTTCGGCCATGAGAGCAACGTAGATGAACATCCCGAAAATCCACACCAGCTCGCGCGGCTTGCGGTAGGAACCGTACATGAGACCGCGGAACATATGCAGATACACCACAATAAAGAACGCGGAGGCACCGGTGGAATGCATGTAGCGGATAATCCAGCCGAAGGGAACGTCCCGCATAATATATTCGACGGACGCAAATGCCTCTTCTGCGCTAGGCATGTAATTCATAGTGAGCCAGATACCAGTCAACAGCTGGTTAACCAGCACCAACAGAGACAGCACACCGAAGAAATACCAGAAATTAAAGTTTTTGGGCGCGTAATACTTGCCCATGTGAGTATCCCACGCGCGTTGCACGGGGAGTCGAGCGTCTACCCAGGTCCACAAACCAGTCAGCCAGTTATTCATCGTCTTAAGCCCCCTGATCGTCGCCGATGAGCAGCATCGAATCGCTCAAAAATTTATACGGTGGAATTTCCAGATTAAGTGGTGCGGGAACACCTTGGAACACACGGCCAGCCAGGTCGTACTTCGAGCCGTGACAACGACAAAAGAAGCCGCCGAGCCACTCTTCACCACCAAGATCTTCAGCACCGACATCGGGGCGATAACTGGGCGCGCAACCCAGGTGGGTACACAGCCCCAGCAGCACGGCAACATCTTTGTGGCCTTCCATGGAGCGCTCTTCATTTTGCACGTAATCCGGCTGCACAGATTTTTCAGACTTAGGGTCGCGCAAGCGTGAATCCAGCTCTTTGAGACTGGCAAGCGCCTCTGGGGTACGGCGCAGCACGAACACGGGCTTGCCGCGCCATTCAACGGTAATCATCTGACCTGGTTGGATTTTGGAAATATTGACTTCCACCGGCGCGCCTGCAGCCTTAGCTTTGGCGCTGGGATTCCAGGACCCGACAAAAGGTACTGCTGCGCCGACCACACCGGCGGCACCCACAACGGACGTCAGCGCAGTGAGTACTCTGCGGCGTCCTTCATTCACACCGTCATTGCTCATGACGTTATTCTCCCCTTTTCGGCTGCTATGGCCTGTAACATTGATATAAAAATTCGCCGCCCCTTACAACAAGGCACAACCCGCCCCTGAATTGCCTGAGGTTTCGACTGCAATTTTGGAAAAACTGAGATGTTGATAATTATATAGCTGGAGACCCAAATTTATTCATTGCGGCTTAGCGGATGCAGTAACAATAGCGCAATGTTGACGGGAATCAGGCCTTAGTAGTTCCGACCTGCTATCTGTGTTCTACAGCGCCCCCACAAAAAGTGGCGATATGTTAATGAAAATACCCAATTGTGACAAGGCGCACGGGCGTCTCCCTCGGCGCACCATACATACAAAAACGCCCGATCCATGCGGGATCGGGCGTTTTTGAAACGAACAGCAATACCAGCTTAACGCTTGGAGAATTGCGGCTTCTTACGCGCTTTGCGCAGACCAACTTTCTTACGCTCAACTTCACGAGCATCGCGGGTTACATAACCAGCGGCACGCAGAGTGCTACGCATAGCTTCATCGTACGCCATCAGAGCGCGGGTCAAACCGTGGCGAATTGCACCGGCTTGACCGAAGCTACCACCGCCTTTTACGGTTGCTTTGATATCGAACTTTTCAACGTTATCAGTCGCTTCCAGAGGCTGGCACACGATCATGCGAGCAACTTCTCGACCGAAGTATTCGTCCAAAGGACGATCGTTGATAGTTACCTTGCCGGTTCCTACGGAAATGAATACGCGGGCGGTTGCGGTTTTACGACGACCCGTACCATAGTATTGTTCAGCTGCCATGTTGGGCTCCTAAATTAAACGTTGAGTGCTTGAGGCTGCTGTGCCGTGTGCGGATGAGACTCGCCGGCATAGACCTTCAATTTTTTGAACATTGCACGACCGAGAGGGCCTTTGGGCAGCATGCCCTTAACCGCTGTTTCGATGGTGCGCTCAGGAGCTTTCTGGATCAGCTTTTCAAAACTGATGGATTTCAACCCACCGATATAACCGGTGTGGTGGTGGTACATCTTATCTTTCGCTTTGTTGCCGGTAACGCGAACTTTTTCAGCATTGATTACAACGATGTAATCGCCGGTGTCCACGTGCGGCGTGTACTCGGGCTTGTGCTTGCCGCGCAGGCGATGAGCAATCTCTGCCGCCATACGACCGAGCGTTTTGCCCTCAGCGTCGATGATGTACCAATCGCGTTTAACTGTTTGAGAGTTGGCACTGATGGTCTTCATGTTATTT of the Teredinibacter turnerae T7901 genome contains:
- a CDS encoding Yip1 family protein; this translates as MALLKHTVGIMTHPASEWASVRDDKTSFKQVFLGHVPFLALIPSIAAFYGVTQVGWTVGDGDPVHLTVNSALTLCAISYFALIAGVFVLGEFVNWMSRTYGVRDSEEQRHHGGTALAVCITTPLFLSGIFLVVPSIWLNVIAMGIAGTYAVFLIFEGLPIVMNIEKERAFMYACSVITVGLVLMVTAMIGTVLVWGVGVGPIYVD
- the rpsI gene encoding 30S ribosomal protein S9, translating into MAAEQYYGTGRRKTATARVFISVGTGKVTINDRPLDEYFGREVARMIVCQPLEATDNVEKFDIKATVKGGGSFGQAGAIRHGLTRALMAYDEAMRSTLRAAGYVTRDAREVERKKVGLRKARKKPQFSKR
- a CDS encoding ubiquinol-cytochrome c reductase, with translation MNNWLTGLWTWVDARLPVQRAWDTHMGKYYAPKNFNFWYFFGVLSLLVLVNQLLTGIWLTMNYMPSAEEAFASVEYIMRDVPFGWIIRYMHSTGASAFFIVVYLHMFRGLMYGSYRKPRELVWIFGMFIYVALMAEAFLGYVLPWGQMSYWGAQVIVNLFGAIPYVGEDLVQWIRGDYLISGATLNRFFALHVVAVPIVLLALVVLHILALHEVGSNNPDGVEIKKNKDENGIPLDGVPFHPYYSVHDLVGITVFLFVFCGVLFFAPEMNGFFLEHANFEQANSLKTPEHIAPVWYFTPFYAILRAVTFDLGGVFTSKFLGFVAMALAIVVLFFLPWLDRSPVKSIRYKGTISRVTLIIFAAAFVILGYLGLQAPTPARTALSQICTVIYFAYFIGLPFWSKMEKTLPEPERLQAKGLPLPLVLAGLVFFLVLVFVPLKAVGSTGGACGEVPCDHFHADLNDKESLQRGAKYFVNYCMGCHSANYSRYERVAEDLDIPKDAMLNNMIFGDQKIGELMTIAMAPDKSKKWLGATPPDLTLVARARSPEWVYTFLRNFYKDDSRPTGVNNKVFANVGMPHVLLELQGLQECAPGEHRDAHGHTVRNALGDPELVACGSLKVGDVKGSMDKEEFDEAIHDLVNFMTYMSEPVAESRVQIGIYVFMFLFVLLIFTWLLNREYWKDIH
- a CDS encoding LemA family protein, giving the protein MSNSGLVILVLAVVLGFYLAAIYNRLVTLKNRYQNAFAQIENQLKRRYDLIPNLVETAKAYLNHERETLESVVSARNSAAQALTNAQQNPGASGQMSSLSGAENNLAEALGRFNLVVEAYPELKANDTMAQLSEELSSTENKVAFARQAFNDAVTEYNAYRERFPQILVAASLGHSASAELLEFADSAAIQQPPKVSF
- a CDS encoding M48 family metallopeptidase; its protein translation is MAMNFFQHQENARKRTALLVLLLVIATASLIFITLMVVAGFVYLLQNYSTSISAYNAYQTTFTAHLHAMLLSRLSLWIAVAIIALVVIAALYKYLQLRAGGDVIAEKLGGKPLLPDSAISSERRLLNVVEEMAIASGCVVPSVYLLPDTSINAFAAGSHRQNAVLGITRGCMEKLSRDQLQGVIAHEFSHILNGDMRLNSRLVALLHGILIIGLTGELLVRSSTTRQHTTAARNNTSTRWGAGLLLVGIGYTGVLCGKIIRAAVCRQREFLADASAVQFTRNPQGIADALRKIGGDLHTSLLQSKHAATYSHFYFASGVGPTLSKLFATHPPLADRIQRITPEWRGDFLTSDATDVECEQTPPSEPLQRIQPAQFAASALAAMGAPTDAHVSLAKKRLAKITDKLRNAAREPFTARALIYALLLDKSTAVRKQQISLLTDSAHPATVKALRRLYPEVCQLARSQQLPLVELCMPALRQLSAPQYMVFKNNVEMLIASDGKTSLFEWCLSRILFANLESITRAKQQFNVKDVVDEISLLFSLVVAAGKSPSPGGAFQKGVEELNLRGAKFKLSDNFQLNEIDSAFNRLAQLKLLQKPRLLKSVAKIVSADGEITPSEAELFRAIADSLDCPVPPLSV
- a CDS encoding glutathione S-transferase N-terminal domain-containing protein, producing MGVVTKRSSMTYFSSSEDHYSHRVRIVLAEKGVTVDVVDVDPLDVPAELSEINPYNSLPTLVDRELTLYETRVMMEYLDERFPHPPLLPVYPVARAESRQFIYRIENDWCPLVDTLKKAASKESVDKAAKGLKDSLTAIAPIFGEMPFFMSEEFTLVDCCLAPILWRLERYGVQLPRTRQVTPLLEYMERMFAREAFLQSLTDVEREMRPELG
- the petA gene encoding ubiquinol-cytochrome c reductase iron-sulfur subunit; translated protein: MSNDGVNEGRRRVLTALTSVVGAAGVVGAAVPFVGSWNPSAKAKAAGAPVEVNISKIQPGQMITVEWRGKPVFVLRRTPEALASLKELDSRLRDPKSEKSVQPDYVQNEERSMEGHKDVAVLLGLCTHLGCAPSYRPDVGAEDLGGEEWLGGFFCRCHGSKYDLAGRVFQGVPAPLNLEIPPYKFLSDSMLLIGDDQGA
- the rplM gene encoding 50S ribosomal protein L13, which translates into the protein MKTISANSQTVKRDWYIIDAEGKTLGRMAAEIAHRLRGKHKPEYTPHVDTGDYIVVINAEKVRVTGNKAKDKMYHHHTGYIGGLKSISFEKLIQKAPERTIETAVKGMLPKGPLGRAMFKKLKVYAGESHPHTAQQPQALNV
- a CDS encoding ClpXP protease specificity-enhancing factor yields the protein MAMTSSRPYLIRALYEWIVDNDFTPHIVVNALAGGVEVPQKYVNKEGQIVLNIAPRAVASLELGNKAISFNARFGGIPTDIYVPCYAVLGIYARENGQGMMFDAEAPPEPEPTAPDGGGSDQKRPSLRVVK